In Salarias fasciatus chromosome 2, fSalaFa1.1, whole genome shotgun sequence, one genomic interval encodes:
- the tbc1d10c gene encoding titin homolog has protein sequence MLNPSSLSQRKVSEEDSSGSEAGSDVSLEPETDRFGFIVTNGSTAGSVGPSPELVRQREAKWINIIGQWDRILMKKSSKVKVQCQKGIPASLRAKCWPLLCGASERMKQNNELYKCLDSQPGLQSWVDIIERDLDRQFPFHEMFLSKDGHGQQGLFRVLKAYTQYQPQEGYCQAQGPVAAVLLMNMPAEEAFWCLVQISEQYLPGYYNPLLEGVLFDAALLTWALKKMCPAVHKHLQHHGVEPLMFATDWLMCLFTRHLPFNTLLRVWDLFFCYGVRVLLQVAVVLVRRALGRPDQRKKCQGQVETLEILRGIRDQIQDEDDAFIAEVCSVPLSAKDLDKRMEKELQKWRNDRPSSTFDPRGRCQGYRMAWATVRQSQEEQDRKERETGNLSVPLARSASTLSLSPSLLHKRWRKGSKVNISEGDGGRRVVRHLSMGAKEDWRSWTDLKVQDVHEEEDMVSEGHKAESESTVKTQTEQKKSMKETEKTAENLFSEPAVKIVINKEQVESVEIRLPEKEESELKETEKSKEKTFTHPIKNQDGDEDNPTAETSYCGPEEEIDTESQFQVLEQKNHECSDTEAEVKDTNKKTEKQEAENEPAAEDEDSETPEGAHEGTNTGVVMQESGSSSKEQVMQADMKPQEGTETRHLLEGQTDSVAEVSKTETRLDSKTNEDGIESTDKKPPKKMETQQEHEEVITEKELDLSKEKYQSSESLEEPQEAESHTQTKAGTYELEQTEEQTENNAAMQETLMAEITPADSEKHSKTQGESLLSSSEAIQEKQDSDFQNDGEIEAELLDVKDKMKEPNEAKAGTSEPEKQVIILTEHSDILTESESPACEKSVTEETPKEAQAADSVKPTQQEETLTQSIRVDLVDTPELEAPEEPMSEVALSSATEEESLQEGPAGESNALTCGEATDGPIPDNSPQSQDKDAQSMDRIPSNTHAQDKDGQSMDPVPSNTHAQDKDAQSMDPIPDNSPQSQDKDAQSMDPIPDNSPQSQDKDAQSVDPIPSNTHAQDKDAQSMDLVPNSTDSQDKDAQSVGPIPANSPQSQDKGAQSMGPIPDNSPQSQDKDAQSVDPIPNSTDSQDKDAQSVDPIPDNGPQSQDRSAQSVGPIPDNSPHTQDKDAQSKKEQSECSNNSSVQASGHHSSRFSGDFCVRKPSSSRGSKLTRRLSEDLFTSPQKKTQTEIIPNPVASKTTPAAGNVTKTAPDVTLPTEDVTAQEKPLPQPGTQKSLGLFSRLIRKQPGNTKKKGTPKMQVPKILIQDFSDYTEAEKPVEEGVKEKLTSKERRKIRRERERREKDEERLKKKKEKDEKERAQERRKPQTRGKSFQVQKEKDKNDATPKTKTDSKMPKFSATYAEAYF, from the exons ATGTTGAATCCATCCAGTCTGTCGCAGAGGAAAGTCAGTGAGGAGGACAGCTCTGGCTCTGAGGCAGGGTCAGATGTCAGTCTGGAGCCTGAGACAGACAGGTTTGGTTTCATTGTGACCAATGGATCCACAGCTGG GAGCGTGGGCCCATCGCCTGAGCTGGTCAGGCAGCGGGAGGCCAAATGGATAAACATTATTGGGCAGTGGGATCGTATCTTGATGAAGAAAAGCAGCAAG GTTAAAGTGCAGTGTCAGAAAGGAATCCCTGCCTCACTGCGAGCAAAGTGCTGGCCTCTGCTGTGTGGAGCCTCTGAGCGGATGAAGCAAAACAACGAACTATACAAG TGTCTGGATTCACAGCCGGGGCTGCAGAGCTGGGTGGATATCATTGAGAGAGACCTGGACCGGCAGTTCCCTTTCCATGAGATGTTTCTTTCGAAGGATGGACATGG gcagcaAGGTTTGTTCCGGGTTTTGAAAGCCTACACCCAGTACCAACCACAGGAGGGTTACTGTCAGGCACAGGGACCGGTGGCTGCAGTGCTGCTCATGAACATGCCTGCTGAG GAGGCCTTCTGGTGTCTGGTTCAGATCAGTGAGCAGTACCTGCCTGGATATTACAACCCTCTGCTG GAGGGAGTCCTGTTTGATGCCGCCCTGCTGACCTGGGCTTTGAAGAAGATGTGCCCAGCTGTTCACAAGCACCTGCAGCACCACGGGGTGGAGCCACTCATGTTCGCCACAGACTGGCTGATGTGTCTGTTCACACGTCACCTGCCCTTCAACACGCTGCTCCGAGTCTGGGATCTCTTCTTCTGCTATG GGGTGCGGGTGCTGCTACAGGTTGCAGTGGTGCTCGTGCGACGGGCGCTGGGTCGACCTGACCAGAGGAAGAAGTGTCAGGGTCAGGTGGAGACTCTGGAGATCTTGAGGGGAATCAGGGACCAGATCCAAGATGAGGATGATGCCTTCATAGCAGAG GTGTGTTCGGTGCCACTCTCAGCCAAAGATCTAGACAAGAGGATGGAAAAGGAGTTACAAAAGTGGAGAAATGACAGACCTTCGTCCACCTTTGACCCCAGAGGTCGGTGCCAGGGATACAGGATGGCGTGGGCAACAGTTCGACAGAGCCAAGAAGAGCAGGACAGGAAAGAAAGGGAAACAGGAAACCTGTCTGTCCCTTTGGCTCGTTCAGCCTCCACCCTCTCGCTGTCTCCCTCACTCCTTCACAAAAGGTGGAGAAAAGGGAGCAAAGTCAACATCAGTGAAGGAGACGGAGGCAGAAGAGTCGTGAGGCATCTCTCAATGGGAGCAAAGGAGGACTGGAGAAGCTGGACTGACCTGAAAGTACAAGATGTtcatgaggaggaggacatggtATCAGAGGGGCACAAAGCAGAGAGTGAGTCCACAGTGAAGacacaaacagagcagaagaaaagTATGAAGGAAACCGAAAAGACGGCTGAAAACCTGTTTTCAGAGCCTGCAGTCAAAATAGTAATAAACAAAGAACAGGTTGAATCGGTGGAAATAAGATTGCCTGAAAAGGAGGAGAGTGAACTTAAAGAGACAGAGAAGTCCAAggaaaaaacatttacacatcCAATTAAAAATCAAGATGGAGATGAAGATAATCCAACAGCAGAAACGTCTTACTGCGGACCAGAAGAGGAAATAGACACAGAGAGCCAGTTTCAAGTGctggaacaaaaaaatcatgaatgCAGTGACACAGAGGCGGAGGTTAAAGAcacaaataaaaagacagaaaaacaggagGCTGAAAATGAACCTGCTGCAGAGGATGAGGACAGTGAGACACCCGAAGGAGCGCATGAAGGTACAAATACAGGGGTGGTAATGCAAGAAAGTGGAAGCTCAAGCAAGGAACAGGTAATGCAGGCTGACATGAAACCACAGGAGGGCACAGAAACTAGACATCTGCTGGAGGGGCAGACTGACTCAGTGGCTGAAGTATCAAAAACAGAGACAAGGCTGGACTCAAAGACTAACGAAGATGGAATAGAATCAACAGACAAAAAACCCCCGAAGAAGATGGAAACACAACAGGAACACGAAGAAGTGATTACAGAGAAAGAGTTAGATTTATctaaagaaaaatatcaaagtAGTGAGTCACTGGAAGAACCACAGGAGGCAGAGTCCCACACCCAAACCAAAGCTGGCACCTATGAACTGgaacagactgaagaacaaacagaaaacaatgcagCTATGCAGGAAACATTGATGGCTGAAATAACACCAGCAGATTCAGAGAAACACTCAAAGACACAAGGGGAATCATTACTGTCTTCATCAGAAGCGATCCAAGAAAAACAAGACTCTGACTTTCAGAATGATGGAGAAATTGAAGCTGAACTGCTAGACgttaaagacaaaatgaaagaacCAAATGAGGCCAAAGCTGGAACATCAGAACCGGAGAAACAAGTCATCATTTTGACGGAACACTCAGATATTCTGACTGAGAGTGAATCACCCGCCTGCGAGAAATCAGTCACAGAGGAAACGCCAAAAGAAGCTCAGGCTGCAGACTCTGTCAAACCCACACAACAGGAAGAGACTTTGACTCAGAGCATTAGGGTCGATCTGGTCGACACTCCTGAGCTCGAAGCACCAGAGGAACCAATGAGTGAGGTCGCTTTGAGTTCTGCAACGGAAGAAGAAAGTCTTCAGGAAGGCCCAGCTGGAGAGAGCAATGCTTTGACTTGTGGAGAAGCAACAGATGGTCCTATTCCTGACAACAGTCCACAATCCCAAGACAAAGATGCTCAATCTATGGATCGAATTCCTAGCAATACTCATGCCCAAGACAAAGATGGTCAATCTATGGATCCAGTTCCGAGCAATACTCATGCCCAAGACAAAGATGCTCAATCTATGGATCCAATCCCTGACAACAGTCCACAATCGCAAGACAAAGATGCTCAATCTATGGATCCAATCCCTGACAACAGTCCACAATCGCAAGACAAAGATGCTCAATCTGTGGATCCAATTCCTAGTAATACTCATGCCCAAGACAAAGATGCTCAATCTATGGATCTAGTTCCTAACAGTACTGATTCCCAAGACAAAGATGCTCAATCTGTGGGTCCAATCCCTGCCAACAGTCCACAATCCCAAGATAAAGGCGCTCAATCTATGGGTCCAATCCCTGACAACAGTCCACAATCGCAAGACAAAGATGCTCAATCTGTGGATCCAATTCCTAACAGTACTGATTCTCAAGACAAAGATGCTCAATCTGTGGATCCAATCCCTGACAACGGTCCACAATCCCAAGATAGAAGTGCTCAATCTGTGGGTCCAATCCCTGACAACAGTCCACATACCCAAGACAAAGATGCTCAATCTAAGAAAGAGCAGTCTGAATGTAGCAACAACAGCTCAGTGCAAGCGTCTGGTCACCACAGCAGCCGGTTTTCTGGAGACTTCTGTGTCCGCAAGCCATCCAGCTCACGTGGATCTAAGTTAACACGAAGGCTCTCTGAAGATCTGTTCACCAGCcctcagaaaaaaacccaaacagagaTAATCCCAAATCCAGTGGCGTCAAAAACCACTCCTGCAGCAGGAAATGTAACAAAAACTGCCCCAGATGTCACACTTCCAACAGAAGACGTCACAGCACAGGAGAAGCCACTTCCCCAACCTGGCACCCAAAAAAGTTTGGGCCTCTTTAGCAGGCTGATACGAAAACAGCCCGgaaacaccaagaaaaagggaacacccaaaatgcaagTGCCAAAAATTTTGATTCAAGACTTCAGTGATTATACGGAGGCTGAGAAACCGGTCGAGGAAGGAGTGAAGGAGAAACTGACCTccaaggagaggaggaagatacgaagagagagagaaagaagggaaaaagatgaggagagattaaaaaaaaagaaagagaaagatgagAAGGAGAGGGCTCAAGAGAGGAGGAAACCCCAAACAAGAGGGAAAAGTTTTCAAGTGCAAAAAGAGAAGGATAAAAATGATGCCACTCCAAAGAccaaaacagactcaaagatGCCAAAATTTTCTGCTACTTACGCAGAAGCTTActtttga
- the ndufs8b gene encoding NADH:ubiquinone oxidoreductase core subunit S8b, producing the protein MSAVLSLRLLKCYSKQGTFGHGPTLMRPFSVSMQREGYKYVNAQEQPTDLRSITDRAATTLLWTELFRGLAMTMSYLFREPATINYPFEKGPLSPRFRGEHALRRYPNGEERCIACKLCEAICPAQAITIEAETRADGSRRTTRYDIDMTKCIYCGFCQEACPVDAIVEGPNFEFSTETHEELLYNKEKLLNNGDRWEAEIAANIQADYLYR; encoded by the exons ATGTCTGCTGTACTGAGTCTTCGTCTTCTTAAATGCTACTCAAAGCAAG GAACATTTGGACATGGGCCTACTCTCATGCGCCCTTTCAGTGTCAGTATGCAGAGGGAGGGTTATA AGTACGTAAATGCTCAGGAGCAGCCAACAGATCTGAGATCCATCACTGACCGAGCTGCGACCACTCTCCTTTGGACCGAGCTTTTTAGAG GCTTAGCGATGACCATGAGTTACCTTTTCCGTGAACCAGCAACAATAAACTACCCATTTGAGAAGGGCCCTCTGTCACCACGCTTCCGAGGAGAGCACGCTCTGCGCCGCTATCCCAACGGAGAGGAGCGATGCATCGCCTGTAAGCTCTGTGAGGCCATCTGTCCAGCCCAG GCTATTACCATTGAggctgagacccgagctgatgGCAGCAGGAGGACCACACGCTACGACATTGACATGACCAAGTGCATCTACTGTGGGTTCTGCCAGGAGGCCTGCCCTGTTGATGCTATTGTTGAG GGTCCAAACTTTGAGTTCTCAACAGAAACTCATGAAGAGCTGCTGTACAACAAGGAAAAGCTGCTCAACAACGGAGACCGATGGGAGGCTGAGATTGCTGCCAACATACAAGCTGATTACCTGTATAGATAA